A region from the Vibrio navarrensis genome encodes:
- a CDS encoding porin → MLKRNAVAIAISSLCMATAVNAATIYQDDNGDYLKLYGEVGVGGYFGTKAKFKQYHSNDSFIDDSMATLGAMGKTGIFDYRVELDYERENWRGGSGDMALHIDKAWLGYRLNQNHYVEFGLTDTAFDDYDAFGDLSLDRGADLTGEAGDQDRTIKYEGKYHNFALGVSYSYRGKSSSGAALGNVTNGYLGYFGDQFSLVLGAEKRNGSSGESKYGEARIYGLGARYSVTESILLGINGFIEYEDLGECTTTSDPWVEQAKMVCNRYQEFENKGGVVSLQYSFNEHWDLVGSVQYEEYQAWDRDDQDKWGKDQVLWEEIGKSRTFQTLGVRYKPNRSSVIEIEGYTGESYQNVYAKASVFF, encoded by the coding sequence ATGTTAAAACGAAATGCAGTGGCAATAGCGATATCGTCGCTATGTATGGCGACCGCAGTGAATGCTGCCACTATTTATCAGGATGATAATGGTGATTACCTGAAATTATATGGTGAAGTCGGCGTTGGCGGTTACTTTGGTACTAAAGCAAAGTTTAAGCAGTACCACTCCAATGACTCTTTTATTGATGACTCAATGGCCACTCTCGGGGCGATGGGTAAAACGGGTATTTTTGATTACCGAGTCGAACTTGACTATGAGCGTGAGAATTGGCGTGGTGGCTCTGGTGATATGGCTTTACACATAGATAAAGCTTGGCTTGGTTACCGTTTGAATCAAAATCACTATGTGGAATTTGGTCTGACTGATACCGCCTTTGACGACTATGATGCGTTTGGTGATTTGTCGTTAGATAGAGGTGCCGATCTTACTGGTGAAGCAGGCGATCAGGACAGAACAATAAAATACGAAGGGAAATACCATAATTTTGCTTTAGGTGTTTCATATAGCTACCGAGGTAAGTCTTCATCAGGGGCGGCATTAGGCAATGTTACCAATGGCTATTTAGGCTATTTCGGCGATCAATTTTCCTTAGTTTTAGGGGCTGAAAAGCGTAATGGCTCTTCAGGTGAATCGAAGTATGGTGAAGCTCGTATTTATGGCCTCGGTGCCAGATACTCGGTGACTGAGAGCATACTGCTCGGCATTAACGGTTTTATTGAATACGAAGATTTAGGTGAATGTACCACAACATCAGACCCTTGGGTTGAACAAGCGAAAATGGTTTGTAATCGTTATCAAGAATTCGAAAACAAAGGTGGTGTGGTGTCACTGCAGTACAGCTTTAATGAGCATTGGGATTTGGTTGGCTCGGTTCAATATGAGGAATATCAAGCTTGGGATCGCGATGATCAAGATAAGTGGGGTAAAGATCAAGTTCTATGGGAAGAGATTGGCAAAAGCCGCACCTTCCAAACGCTTGGCGTACGTTACAAACCGAACCGTTCTTCAGTGATTGAAATCGAAGGCTACACCGGTGAGAGCTATCAAAATGTTTACGCAAAAGCGAGCGTCTTTTTCTAA
- the trpS gene encoding tryptophan--tRNA ligase, producing the protein MSKPIVLSGVQPSGELSIGNYLGALRQWQQMQDDYDCQYCVVDLHAITVRQDPKALHEATLDALAICLAVGVDPKKSTLFVQSHVPEHAQLGWLLNCYTQMGELSRMTQFKDKSARYANDVNVGLFGYPVLMAADILLYGAHQVPVGSDQKQHLELARDIATRFNNIYSPENPIFTIPEPYIPAVNARVMSLQDATKKMSKSDDNRKNVITLLEDPKSILKKINKAQTDTETPPRIAHDWDNKAGISNLMGLYSAATGMSFDEIEAKYQGVEMYGPFKKDVGEALVAMLEPIQAEYHRIREDRTYMNEVMRQGAEKASARAAQTLKQVYQAVGFVTRP; encoded by the coding sequence ATGAGCAAACCCATCGTATTGAGTGGTGTTCAACCGTCAGGTGAACTAAGTATCGGTAACTACTTGGGTGCTCTACGTCAATGGCAGCAGATGCAAGACGACTATGATTGCCAATATTGCGTGGTTGATCTTCATGCCATCACGGTTCGCCAAGACCCGAAAGCATTGCATGAGGCGACTCTGGACGCTCTGGCTATCTGTCTCGCAGTTGGCGTTGATCCGAAGAAGAGCACGCTATTTGTTCAGTCCCATGTACCAGAGCATGCTCAGCTTGGTTGGCTTCTTAACTGCTACACACAAATGGGCGAATTGAGCCGTATGACTCAGTTTAAAGACAAATCTGCCCGTTATGCCAACGATGTGAACGTCGGCTTATTTGGCTACCCAGTATTGATGGCCGCGGATATTTTACTCTACGGTGCGCACCAAGTTCCCGTGGGTAGCGATCAGAAGCAGCACCTGGAACTGGCTCGTGATATTGCGACACGTTTCAACAACATCTATTCGCCAGAAAACCCAATTTTCACTATTCCTGAGCCGTACATTCCAGCCGTGAACGCACGCGTCATGAGCTTGCAGGATGCGACCAAGAAGATGTCGAAATCGGATGACAACCGTAAGAACGTGATCACCTTGCTGGAAGATCCAAAATCGATCCTCAAGAAGATCAACAAAGCGCAAACCGATACCGAAACGCCACCGCGCATTGCCCATGATTGGGACAACAAAGCGGGCATCTCTAATCTGATGGGGCTGTACTCAGCAGCGACGGGCATGAGCTTTGACGAGATTGAAGCCAAATACCAAGGCGTAGAAATGTATGGTCCATTCAAAAAGGATGTCGGTGAAGCACTGGTGGCGATGCTTGAGCCAATTCAAGCCGAGTACCATCGCATTCGTGAAGATCGTACTTATATGAATGAAGTGATGCGTCAAGGTGCAGAAAAAGCTTCGGCACGTGCCGCGCAAACACTGAAACAAGTTTATCAAGCCGTGGGTTTTGTGACCCGTCCATAA
- a CDS encoding phosphoglycolate phosphatase, which produces MFQQDIQLIAFDLDGTLLDSVPDLAVAADQAVQALGFPSVSELQVRDYVGNGADILIGRALSQSLTIDPSLSDELRRKARELFDDFYQQTGHRLSHLYPTVKETLQELHRAGIKMALVTNKPSKFVPDVLVQHGIADYFVDVIGGDTFAERKPNPIALNWLLEKHQLDASQMLMVGDSKNDILAAKNAGCASFGLTYGYNHGEPIANSNPDYVADSLAQLLDVVLVSA; this is translated from the coding sequence ATGTTTCAACAAGACATTCAACTGATCGCTTTCGATCTCGACGGTACATTGCTCGACAGCGTGCCTGATCTGGCGGTCGCTGCGGATCAAGCGGTGCAAGCCTTGGGCTTTCCTAGTGTTAGCGAACTGCAAGTGCGCGATTACGTTGGCAACGGGGCTGATATCTTGATTGGTCGCGCGCTGAGTCAAAGCTTGACCATTGATCCGAGTTTGAGTGATGAGCTGCGCCGCAAAGCGCGTGAGCTGTTTGATGATTTCTATCAGCAGACAGGACATCGCTTGAGTCATTTGTACCCGACAGTCAAAGAGACGCTGCAAGAGCTGCATCGTGCAGGCATAAAAATGGCGCTGGTTACCAATAAACCGAGCAAATTTGTTCCAGATGTTTTAGTGCAACACGGTATCGCTGACTATTTTGTGGACGTGATCGGTGGAGATACTTTTGCTGAGCGTAAACCCAACCCGATTGCGCTCAACTGGCTACTGGAAAAGCATCAGTTGGATGCTTCGCAAATGCTGATGGTCGGCGACTCGAAAAACGACATTCTTGCAGCGAAAAACGCCGGTTGTGCCTCGTTTGGTTTGACGTATGGCTACAATCACGGAGAGCCAATAGCTAACTCCAACCCTGATTATGTCGCGGATTCTTTAGCCCAACTGCTGGATGTGGTGCTCGTTTCTGCCTGA
- the rlmB gene encoding 23S rRNA (guanosine(2251)-2'-O)-methyltransferase RlmB, with amino-acid sequence MSNEFIYGIHAVKAVLAREPERFIEAYVLKGRQDDRLMPILGELQMVGVSIQQMARKTLDDKAHGANHQGIIAKVKPAKQLNENDLDDILAQHTTPLLLVLDGVTDPHNLGACLRNADAAGVAAVIVPKDKSAPMTATVSKVACGAAETVPLIRVTNLARTMRYLQEKGIWFVGTAGEATHDIYQAKLTGPLAIVMGAEGDGMRRLTRETCDDLIKIPMAGSVSSLNVSVASGICLFEAVRQRLASQ; translated from the coding sequence ATGAGTAATGAATTTATTTACGGTATCCACGCGGTAAAAGCGGTTTTAGCGCGTGAGCCAGAACGTTTTATTGAAGCCTATGTGCTGAAAGGCCGTCAGGATGATCGCCTGATGCCGATTTTAGGTGAGCTGCAAATGGTGGGGGTTTCCATTCAGCAAATGGCACGAAAAACCTTAGATGACAAAGCGCACGGCGCGAACCATCAGGGTATTATCGCTAAAGTCAAACCCGCTAAACAGTTGAACGAAAACGATCTGGATGACATTTTAGCTCAGCATACGACGCCACTATTGCTGGTGTTGGATGGGGTGACCGACCCGCATAACTTAGGCGCGTGTCTACGCAATGCGGACGCGGCTGGTGTGGCTGCGGTGATTGTGCCGAAAGACAAATCAGCGCCAATGACCGCGACGGTGAGCAAAGTGGCGTGTGGCGCAGCCGAAACGGTGCCGCTTATTCGTGTGACCAACTTAGCGCGCACCATGCGTTATCTGCAAGAAAAAGGCATCTGGTTTGTTGGCACGGCAGGTGAAGCGACGCACGATATTTATCAGGCCAAGCTGACTGGCCCGTTGGCGATTGTCATGGGCGCTGAAGGTGACGGCATGCGCCGTTTGACGCGCGAAACGTGCGATGACTTAATCAAAATTCCGATGGCGGGCAGTGTCTCTAGCCTCAATGTGTCGGTGGCGTCGGGTATTTGCCTTTTTGAAGCGGTGCGTCAGAGACTGGCGTCACAGTAA
- the rnr gene encoding ribonuclease R — protein MSDVIQNDPFADRESENYENPIPSREFILEFLAQAGVPMNRNDLFEALHLKDEEQYEGLRRRLRAMERDGQLVFTRRQCYALPEKLEMIKGYVIGHKDGHGWVRPDGSTNKDDDILLPHHQMRSVIHGDYVLVQPTDNSKRGRREGRLVRILEERQSQIVGRFFLEYGYSYVVPDDSRISQDILIPNELKAGARMGNVVVIEITDRGARSRGMMGKVVEVLGENMAPGMETQIAIRTHQIPHEWPQEVEKQIANLGEEVPEEAKVGRVDLRQLPLVTIDGEDARDFDDAVYCEKKKGGGWRLWVAIADVSYYVRPDTALDKEAINRGNSVYFPSQVVPMLPEVLSNGLCSLNPQVDRLCMVCEMTISDTGKLSGYKHYEAVMNSHARLTYTKVSDILEGDEELRERYAALVPHLEELHAMYKVLKAARDQRGAIEFETVETKFIFNPERKIESIEPVIRNDAHKIIEECMIMANIASASLVEKAKEPALYRIHESPGELRLQGFRDFLSELGLDLKGGLEPSPTDYADLVKQIGERADKELIQTMLLRSMKQAVYNADNAGHFGLALKRYAHFTSPIRRYPDLLLHRAIKYLIAKEEGRNQDRWTPTGGYHYSFDDMDFYGEQCSMTERRADDATREVADWLKCEYMQDHVGDELDGVIANVTSFGFFVRLTELHIDGLVHISTLANDYYQFDPIGQRLIGESFGHIYRLGDAVKVKVLSVNLDDRQIDFELVGTSRKLRGEGKTAKKRVAEAKEKAKAKKKGIAKASGKTMPHEPVIEPTKRPAPVEGADKKQKVKKARKKKPHSKPKKAKRSAKAAE, from the coding sequence ATGTCAGACGTAATTCAAAACGATCCTTTTGCTGATCGTGAATCAGAAAACTACGAAAATCCCATTCCGAGCAGGGAGTTCATTCTTGAATTCCTCGCGCAGGCTGGCGTTCCGATGAATCGCAACGATTTGTTTGAAGCGCTGCATCTCAAAGATGAAGAACAGTACGAAGGGCTAAGACGCCGCTTGCGTGCCATGGAGCGCGACGGGCAACTGGTGTTTACGCGTCGTCAGTGCTACGCCTTGCCTGAAAAGCTGGAGATGATCAAAGGTTACGTGATTGGACACAAAGATGGGCACGGCTGGGTAAGGCCGGATGGCAGCACCAACAAAGATGATGACATCTTGCTGCCGCACCACCAGATGCGTAGCGTGATCCACGGCGATTATGTCTTGGTGCAACCGACCGACAACAGCAAGCGAGGGCGTCGCGAAGGTCGTCTTGTGCGCATTCTTGAAGAGCGCCAATCGCAAATCGTCGGCCGTTTCTTCCTTGAGTATGGCTACTCTTATGTGGTGCCAGATGACTCGCGCATTAGCCAAGATATTCTGATCCCGAATGAACTGAAAGCGGGAGCACGCATGGGCAATGTGGTCGTTATTGAAATCACTGACCGTGGCGCCCGCTCTCGTGGCATGATGGGCAAAGTGGTGGAAGTGTTAGGCGAGAACATGGCGCCTGGTATGGAGACGCAGATTGCGATTCGTACCCACCAGATCCCACACGAATGGCCGCAGGAAGTGGAAAAGCAAATCGCCAACTTAGGTGAAGAAGTGCCTGAAGAGGCCAAAGTTGGACGTGTGGATCTGCGCCAACTGCCACTTGTTACCATTGATGGTGAAGACGCTCGTGACTTCGACGATGCGGTTTACTGTGAGAAGAAAAAAGGCGGTGGCTGGCGTTTGTGGGTGGCGATTGCTGATGTGAGTTACTACGTGCGGCCAGATACGGCGCTCGACAAAGAAGCCATCAACCGCGGTAACTCCGTTTACTTCCCATCGCAAGTGGTACCTATGTTGCCGGAAGTACTGTCAAATGGCTTGTGTTCTTTGAACCCACAAGTCGATCGCCTCTGCATGGTGTGCGAAATGACCATTTCCGACACCGGAAAACTCTCAGGGTACAAACATTACGAAGCCGTGATGAATTCGCACGCTCGTTTGACTTACACCAAAGTGAGCGACATTCTTGAGGGCGATGAGGAGTTGCGTGAACGCTACGCAGCTTTAGTGCCGCATCTGGAAGAGCTGCATGCGATGTACAAAGTGCTCAAAGCGGCTCGCGATCAGCGCGGTGCGATTGAGTTTGAAACGGTGGAAACCAAGTTCATTTTCAACCCTGAGCGTAAGATCGAAAGCATTGAACCTGTGATTCGTAACGATGCGCACAAGATCATCGAAGAGTGTATGATCATGGCGAACATCGCTTCGGCCTCTTTGGTGGAAAAAGCCAAAGAGCCCGCTCTGTACCGAATTCACGAATCTCCTGGAGAGCTGCGTTTGCAAGGTTTCCGCGATTTTCTCAGCGAGCTAGGGCTTGATCTGAAAGGTGGCTTAGAACCCTCGCCGACCGATTACGCTGATTTGGTTAAACAGATCGGTGAGCGAGCCGATAAAGAGTTGATCCAAACCATGCTGCTGCGCTCGATGAAGCAAGCGGTCTACAATGCCGACAACGCCGGTCACTTTGGCTTGGCGCTGAAGCGTTACGCACACTTTACCTCGCCTATCCGCCGCTATCCGGATCTCTTGCTGCATCGCGCAATCAAATACCTGATTGCCAAAGAAGAGGGGCGTAATCAGGACCGTTGGACGCCGACGGGCGGTTACCACTACTCTTTCGATGACATGGATTTCTACGGTGAGCAGTGCTCAATGACTGAGCGCCGTGCTGATGATGCGACTCGCGAGGTGGCTGATTGGCTTAAGTGTGAGTACATGCAGGATCATGTTGGCGATGAACTTGATGGTGTGATTGCCAATGTGACCAGTTTTGGTTTCTTTGTGCGCTTAACCGAGCTGCACATCGATGGCTTAGTGCACATCTCGACCTTAGCAAATGACTACTATCAGTTTGATCCGATTGGCCAAAGATTGATTGGCGAAAGCTTTGGGCACATCTATCGTCTCGGCGATGCAGTTAAAGTGAAAGTGCTGTCGGTCAATCTGGACGACAGACAAATTGACTTTGAATTGGTGGGAACCAGCCGTAAGCTACGCGGCGAAGGAAAAACTGCGAAAAAACGTGTCGCTGAAGCGAAAGAAAAGGCCAAAGCGAAGAAAAAAGGCATCGCCAAGGCCTCTGGCAAAACCATGCCTCATGAGCCAGTGATCGAACCGACCAAACGTCCTGCTCCAGTCGAAGGAGCAGACAAAAAGCAGAAAGTAAAAAAAGCGCGTAAGAAAAAACCACACAGTAAGCCGAAGAAAGCCAAGCGCAGTGCAAAAGCGGCTGAGTGA
- the nsrR gene encoding nitric oxide-sensing transcriptional repressor NsrR, with protein MQLTSFTDYGLRTLIYLASLPENQLTNITEVTDLFSVSRNHLVKVINRLGQLGYIQTVRGKNGGIRLNRPASTISVGEVVRDLEPLVLVNCSAEFCHITPACRLKERLARAKQAFLAELDQCTIDDLLSDNAELMILLARA; from the coding sequence ATGCAACTAACCAGTTTTACCGATTACGGTTTACGTACCCTGATTTATCTTGCTTCCTTACCCGAAAATCAGTTGACTAATATTACCGAAGTAACTGATCTGTTTTCAGTTTCTCGAAACCATCTAGTGAAGGTGATCAATCGTCTTGGTCAACTTGGCTACATTCAAACCGTGCGAGGAAAAAACGGCGGCATTCGTCTCAATCGTCCGGCTAGCACGATCTCGGTCGGTGAAGTGGTCAGAGACTTAGAACCTTTGGTACTGGTCAACTGTTCAGCAGAGTTTTGTCACATCACCCCTGCATGTCGTTTGAAAGAGCGACTGGCGCGTGCAAAACAAGCGTTTTTAGCGGAACTGGATCAATGCACGATTGACGATTTATTGAGTGATAATGCAGAACTGATGATTCTTCTTGCTAGAGCGTAG
- the hmpA gene encoding NO-inducible flavohemoprotein produces MLSENTIQIVKSTAPLLAETGPQLTAHFYQRMFTHHPELKEIFNMSNQRNGDQREALFNAICAYANNIDNLPALLGAVEKIAHKHSSFLISADQYQIVGSHLLATIDELFSPGEAVINAWAEAYGVLANLFIAREEQIYQHNQAQEGGWRGVREFELIDKHYESSTICSFVFKPSDGLNVARYKPGQYIGIHIQHPSLEHQEIRQYSLSSAPQEGVYRISVKRESGGLVSNYLHDTLQVGETVKLTAPAGDFYLDVTPQTPVVLISAGVGLTPMLAMLESLSEHQAPLTWVHATENGQQHAFKQHTKALVSKLEQGQTAIWYNQPRTEDRLGDDFHFTGLLKLDEIRDKLQAENAQVYLCGPIGFMQYAAEQLVALGLSSEQIHYECFGPHKVM; encoded by the coding sequence ATGCTCAGCGAAAACACTATCCAGATTGTTAAATCCACCGCGCCACTTCTGGCAGAAACTGGTCCTCAATTGACCGCGCATTTCTACCAACGCATGTTTACCCATCACCCCGAACTCAAAGAAATTTTTAACATGAGTAATCAGCGTAACGGCGATCAGCGAGAAGCTTTGTTTAATGCAATTTGCGCTTATGCCAACAACATCGACAACCTTCCTGCCCTGCTAGGAGCGGTCGAAAAAATCGCCCACAAGCATTCCAGCTTTCTCATCTCTGCCGACCAATACCAGATTGTTGGCAGCCACTTGCTTGCCACCATTGATGAGCTTTTTTCGCCAGGAGAAGCCGTGATCAATGCGTGGGCCGAAGCATATGGCGTGTTAGCCAATCTCTTTATTGCCCGAGAAGAGCAGATTTATCAGCATAATCAAGCGCAAGAAGGTGGATGGCGTGGGGTACGCGAATTTGAATTGATCGATAAACACTATGAAAGCAGCACCATTTGCAGCTTCGTTTTCAAACCCAGCGATGGCTTAAACGTTGCTCGCTATAAACCGGGGCAATACATTGGCATTCATATCCAGCACCCAAGCCTTGAGCATCAAGAGATCCGTCAATACAGTTTATCGAGTGCGCCACAAGAGGGGGTCTATCGAATTTCCGTAAAACGCGAGTCCGGCGGTTTGGTATCCAACTATCTGCACGATACACTGCAAGTTGGCGAAACGGTCAAACTCACCGCACCTGCGGGGGATTTTTACCTCGACGTCACGCCCCAAACCCCAGTCGTACTTATCTCTGCTGGTGTCGGCTTAACCCCGATGCTTGCCATGCTGGAAAGCTTATCCGAGCATCAAGCGCCGCTTACTTGGGTGCATGCAACGGAAAATGGCCAGCAGCACGCCTTTAAACAACACACCAAGGCTTTAGTTTCCAAGCTCGAACAGGGGCAAACAGCAATTTGGTACAATCAGCCACGCACCGAAGATCGCCTCGGCGATGATTTTCATTTCACGGGTTTGCTCAAACTGGATGAGATACGCGACAAGCTACAAGCAGAGAATGCGCAAGTTTACCTTTGTGGGCCCATTGGTTTTATGCAATATGCCGCCGAGCAGTTAGTTGCGCTTGGCCTCTCCAGTGAGCAAATCCATTACGAGTGTTTTGGCCCACATAAAGTGATGTAA
- the motX gene encoding flagellar protein MotX: protein MKLRTVAASLLLVLSAPFTKASVADVGAPVPIYTEAELIKLIEQNKHLERVRADNCQLVEDIVARATRISLPAYEFLYGDMLAWGVCVDQDVELGLYYMENAAHQGLPAALEQLGRYYSRGTLVQQDKERAIPYLREAAAMGNLNARIHLAELLLRDYGSPLDYEDAYRWLYNSVTADQRQHQRISMLRQGLEQRMPENIIARAKRRDTFW from the coding sequence ATGAAATTACGAACGGTGGCTGCTTCGCTACTGTTGGTGTTGAGTGCTCCTTTTACTAAAGCCAGTGTTGCTGATGTCGGGGCGCCGGTACCCATCTATACCGAAGCAGAGCTTATCAAGCTGATTGAGCAGAATAAGCACCTGGAACGAGTACGGGCAGACAATTGTCAGCTGGTGGAAGATATTGTCGCGCGCGCTACACGGATCAGCTTGCCCGCATACGAGTTTTTATACGGTGATATGTTGGCTTGGGGTGTGTGTGTTGACCAAGACGTCGAGCTCGGTCTCTACTACATGGAAAACGCGGCGCATCAAGGCTTACCTGCTGCGCTGGAACAGCTTGGGCGTTACTACTCGCGTGGGACTTTAGTTCAGCAAGATAAAGAACGTGCCATTCCTTACTTACGTGAGGCTGCTGCTATGGGTAATTTAAATGCTCGCATACACTTAGCGGAGCTACTGCTGCGAGATTATGGCAGCCCTTTAGATTACGAAGATGCCTATCGCTGGCTATATAATTCTGTCACGGCGGATCAAAGGCAGCATCAGCGCATCTCAATGTTGCGGCAAGGTTTGGAGCAGCGCATGCCAGAGAATATCATTGCCCGAGCTAAGCGGCGCGACACCTTCTGGTAG
- a CDS encoding adenylosuccinate synthase: MANNVVVLGTQWGDEGKGKIVDLLTEDAKYVVRYQGGHNAGHTLVIDGEKTVLHLIPSGILRNNVKCVIGNGVVLSPEALIKEMKPLEERGIPVRERLFISEACPLILQYHVALDQAREIARGKKAIGTTGRGIGPAYEDKVARRGLRVGDLFDMVSFAEKLKEVMEYHNFQLVNFYKAEPVSYDEVLEQAKGYAELLTSMVIDVTDELDAARKRGDKIMFEGAQGTLLDIDHGTYPYVTSSNTTAGGVAAGSGFGPRYLGYILGIAKAYCTRVGAGPFPTELFDDVGEHLGVKGHEFGATTGRKRRCGWFDAVAMRRAIQINSVSGFCLTKLDVLDGLKELKICTAYQMEDGSILEVSPMAAEAFDKATPIYETMPGWSENTFGAKSLADLPKAAIDYIKRIEELTGVPVDIISTGPDRNETIIKVHPFES; this comes from the coding sequence ATGGCAAATAACGTAGTCGTTCTGGGCACCCAATGGGGTGACGAAGGTAAAGGCAAAATCGTTGACCTTTTGACTGAAGATGCAAAGTATGTGGTTCGCTACCAAGGCGGTCACAATGCTGGTCACACTCTTGTAATCGACGGTGAGAAAACCGTTCTCCACTTAATCCCATCAGGTATTCTGCGTAATAACGTTAAATGCGTTATCGGTAACGGCGTTGTGCTTTCACCTGAAGCGCTCATCAAAGAGATGAAACCTCTTGAAGAGCGTGGTATTCCAGTTCGCGAACGTCTGTTCATTTCTGAAGCTTGTCCTCTGATTCTTCAATACCACGTTGCGCTCGACCAAGCGCGTGAAATTGCGCGTGGTAAGAAAGCGATTGGTACTACCGGTCGTGGTATTGGTCCTGCGTACGAAGATAAAGTGGCTCGCCGCGGTCTGCGCGTGGGTGACTTGTTCGATATGGTATCCTTTGCGGAAAAACTGAAAGAAGTGATGGAGTACCATAACTTCCAACTCGTGAACTTCTACAAAGCGGAACCAGTAAGCTACGATGAAGTGCTTGAGCAAGCAAAAGGCTATGCTGAGCTGCTTACATCTATGGTAATTGACGTGACGGACGAACTTGACGCAGCACGCAAGCGTGGCGACAAGATCATGTTCGAAGGTGCTCAAGGTACGCTACTTGATATTGACCACGGTACTTACCCATACGTGACGTCATCTAACACAACTGCTGGTGGTGTTGCTGCAGGTTCTGGTTTTGGTCCTCGTTACCTTGGCTATATCCTAGGTATCGCAAAAGCTTACTGTACTCGTGTGGGCGCTGGTCCATTCCCAACCGAACTGTTTGACGATGTCGGTGAACACTTAGGTGTGAAAGGGCATGAGTTTGGTGCAACCACAGGTCGTAAGCGTCGTTGTGGCTGGTTTGATGCTGTTGCGATGCGTCGCGCCATTCAAATCAACTCAGTGTCTGGTTTCTGTCTAACTAAGTTGGACGTACTGGATGGTCTGAAAGAGCTGAAAATTTGTACCGCTTACCAAATGGAAGATGGTTCAATCCTAGAAGTTTCTCCAATGGCGGCAGAAGCGTTTGACAAAGCGACGCCAATCTACGAAACCATGCCGGGTTGGTCAGAGAATACTTTTGGCGCGAAATCACTGGCTGATTTACCAAAAGCGGCGATCGATTACATCAAGCGTATCGAAGAGCTTACTGGCGTACCGGTAGACATTATCTCTACTGGCCCAGATCGCAATGAGACCATCATTAAGGTTCATCCTTTCGAATCTTAA
- a CDS encoding DUF2065 domain-containing protein: MADSLWVALGLVLIVEGLGPLLAPRGWRSMVAQLSEQPDHQLRRIGGCLVVAGAVIAYMMSH; this comes from the coding sequence ATGGCAGATTCACTTTGGGTTGCATTGGGGCTTGTTTTGATTGTTGAAGGGCTGGGACCTTTGCTCGCACCTCGAGGATGGCGCAGCATGGTGGCGCAGCTCAGCGAGCAACCCGACCATCAGTTGCGCCGCATTGGCGGTTGCCTAGTGGTTGCTGGGGCTGTGATCGCTTACATGATGAGTCACTGA
- the hflC gene encoding protease modulator HflC — MRKLMIPVLVIALVLMLMSLFVIPEGERGIVVRFGRILKDNNEIARIYEPGLHFKMPLFDRVRTLDARIQTMDGRSDRFVTSEKKDVIIDTYVKWRIEDFGQYYLATGGGNTLTAQALLERKVTDILRSEIGSREIKQIVSGPRNRDVLPESADDEVVTTEAAKQALEIDGQRDQVMENVLADTRKGALKDLGVKVVDFRIKKINLPDEISESIYRRMRAERESVARKHRSQGREKAEVIRAQAELEVATILAEADKTARVTRGDADAKAAKIYSDVYSKDPEFYQFLRSLKAYEKSFSEKSDILVLDPKSDFFQYMNSGKGVEAK, encoded by the coding sequence ATGCGTAAGTTAATGATCCCAGTATTAGTGATTGCACTGGTATTGATGTTGATGTCGCTGTTTGTCATTCCTGAAGGTGAGCGTGGTATCGTTGTCCGTTTCGGTCGTATTCTGAAAGATAACAATGAAATTGCTCGAATCTACGAGCCAGGTTTGCATTTTAAAATGCCACTGTTTGATCGAGTAAGAACGTTAGATGCGCGCATCCAAACGATGGATGGTCGCTCTGACCGTTTTGTGACTTCAGAGAAAAAAGATGTGATCATCGATACCTATGTCAAATGGCGTATTGAAGACTTTGGTCAATACTACTTGGCAACGGGTGGTGGCAATACATTGACTGCTCAGGCACTGTTAGAGCGTAAAGTGACCGACATTCTTCGTTCTGAAATCGGTTCTCGTGAAATCAAGCAAATTGTTTCAGGGCCACGTAATAGAGATGTCTTGCCGGAAAGTGCTGATGACGAAGTCGTCACGACAGAGGCTGCAAAACAAGCATTGGAAATCGATGGTCAGCGTGACCAAGTGATGGAAAATGTGTTGGCAGATACGCGTAAAGGCGCACTGAAAGATTTAGGCGTGAAAGTGGTAGATTTCCGTATTAAGAAAATCAACCTCCCAGATGAGATTAGTGAGTCTATCTATCGCCGTATGCGTGCTGAACGTGAGTCAGTAGCTCGTAAACACCGCTCTCAAGGTCGTGAAAAAGCCGAAGTCATTCGCGCTCAAGCAGAACTTGAAGTGGCGACTATCTTAGCAGAAGCGGATAAAACAGCTCGCGTAACTCGTGGTGATGCTGATGCTAAAGCCGCGAAGATTTATTCAGATGTGTACAGCAAAGATCCTGAGTTTTACCAGTTCTTACGTTCGCTGAAAGCTTATGAGAAATCCTTCAGTGAGAAGAGTGACATCTTGGTGCTTGATCCTAAGAGTGATTTCTTCCAGTATATGAACAGTGGTAAAGGCGTTGAAGCTAAGTAA